A genomic region of Trichothermofontia sichuanensis B231 contains the following coding sequences:
- a CDS encoding DUF3318 domain-containing protein — MTSYAASTARSEMSELRRLKGLLPPELQSWVVVEAATGVNPPLITCEELGKDEVEIQIDLARWDQFALDQRNLLFWHEVARIQNDTIPRDGWEMAALAIGLGGAVGELWVQDGLLLLLALSLSGFAGWRLYVKNNGEKRLREAIEADEKAIALAVRFGYSLPNAYKSLGSALKTLIEQTPKKRQRSRYESRLQSLRKSAAKAKAKLKTNAESSPEASGGRSRQIETIE; from the coding sequence ATGACTTCCTATGCTGCTTCCACTGCCCGATCAGAAATGAGTGAACTCCGGCGTTTGAAAGGGTTACTACCGCCAGAGTTGCAAAGCTGGGTCGTGGTGGAGGCGGCAACGGGAGTCAATCCACCGCTAATTACCTGTGAGGAATTGGGCAAGGACGAGGTGGAAATTCAAATTGATCTAGCCCGTTGGGATCAATTTGCCCTCGACCAACGCAATCTCCTATTCTGGCATGAGGTTGCCCGCATCCAAAACGATACAATTCCCAGAGACGGTTGGGAAATGGCGGCCCTCGCCATCGGTCTAGGGGGGGCTGTGGGGGAACTCTGGGTGCAGGATGGCCTGTTGTTGCTGTTGGCCCTGTCCCTGTCGGGCTTTGCCGGTTGGCGGCTGTATGTAAAAAACAATGGCGAGAAGCGCCTACGGGAGGCAATCGAAGCCGACGAAAAGGCGATCGCCCTAGCTGTGCGGTTTGGCTACTCGCTGCCCAATGCTTACAAGAGCCTAGGCAGTGCCCTGAAAACCCTGATCGAACAAACGCCGAAAAAACGCCAGCGCAGCCGCTACGAGTCCCGTCTGCAATCCCTGCGTAAGAGTGCGGCCAAAGCCAAGGCCAAACTCAAGACGAATGCAGAAAGTAGTCCCGAAGCCAGTGGCGGACGATCGCGCCAGATCGAGACGATCGAATAA